One window of the Carnobacterium maltaromaticum DSM 20342 genome contains the following:
- the argH gene encoding argininosuccinate lyase encodes MSEKLWGGRFEEKSEAWVDQFGASIEFDQKLAKEDLLGSLAHVQMLGKCKIIPQEEVETIVGGLNKLVEKLAENKLHFTSVNEDIHLNMEKLLHDEIGPVAGKLHTARSRNDQVATDMHLYLKNQVVEIIHGVNDLLDILIEKAESNIQTIMPGYTHLQHAQPISLAHHLLAYHSMFKRDLERLEESLKRIDISPLGCAALAGTTFPIDRHYAADLLGFSKIYSNSLDGVSDRDFILEFLSNSSILMMHLSRFCEEIILWTSHEFQFATLTDAFSTGSSIMPQKKNPDMAELIRGKTGRVYGNLFSLLTVLKGLPLAYNKDLQEDKEGMFDTVETVLQSLRIFTGMIATIQFHSDTMKKATQKDFSNATELADYLATKGIPFREAHEIVGKLVLACTKKGIYLQDVSLAEYQKVAPIIEADIYYFLESDTAVARRTSAGGTAFSEIEAAIAKAKLS; translated from the coding sequence ATGAGCGAAAAATTATGGGGTGGTCGATTTGAAGAAAAGAGTGAAGCTTGGGTAGATCAATTTGGAGCGTCCATTGAATTTGATCAGAAACTTGCCAAAGAAGATTTATTAGGCAGTTTAGCTCACGTACAAATGCTAGGAAAATGTAAAATTATTCCACAAGAAGAGGTAGAGACAATTGTTGGTGGATTAAATAAACTAGTAGAAAAATTAGCCGAAAATAAATTGCATTTTACCAGTGTAAATGAAGACATCCATTTAAATATGGAAAAGTTACTTCACGATGAGATTGGCCCAGTAGCTGGGAAGCTGCATACGGCTAGAAGTCGTAATGATCAAGTAGCGACAGATATGCACTTGTACTTAAAAAATCAAGTAGTTGAAATTATTCATGGGGTAAATGATTTATTGGACATCTTAATTGAAAAAGCTGAGAGCAATATTCAAACAATTATGCCTGGTTATACTCATTTGCAACACGCTCAACCTATCTCATTAGCCCATCATTTATTGGCTTACCACAGTATGTTTAAACGCGATCTGGAACGTTTAGAGGAAAGTCTAAAACGAATTGATATATCTCCACTTGGCTGTGCAGCTTTAGCTGGTACCACTTTCCCCATTGATCGTCATTATGCCGCTGATTTACTTGGATTCTCTAAGATTTATAGCAATAGCCTTGATGGGGTAAGTGATCGAGATTTTATTCTTGAATTTTTAAGTAATAGCAGTATCTTAATGATGCATCTTTCCAGATTTTGCGAAGAAATTATTTTATGGACGAGTCATGAATTTCAGTTTGCTACATTAACAGATGCTTTTTCAACAGGAAGTTCGATTATGCCTCAGAAAAAAAATCCTGATATGGCGGAATTGATTCGTGGCAAAACGGGTAGAGTTTATGGCAATCTATTTAGCTTATTAACAGTCCTAAAAGGCCTACCGTTAGCCTACAATAAAGATTTACAAGAAGATAAAGAAGGCATGTTCGACACAGTTGAGACTGTTCTTCAAAGTTTACGCATTTTTACAGGAATGATTGCTACAATTCAATTTCATTCAGACACAATGAAAAAAGCGACTCAAAAAGATTTTTCAAATGCGACTGAATTAGCAGATTATTTAGCTACAAAAGGGATTCCATTTAGAGAAGCTCACGAAATTGTTGGGAAATTAGTTTTAGCATGTACTAAAAAAGGCATTTATTTACAAGATGTATCGCTAGCAGAGTATCAAAAAGTTGCTCCAATTATAGAAGCAGATATTTATTATTTTCTAGAGTCTGATACTGCCGTTGCAAGACGAACATCTGCTGGCGGAACAGCCTTTTCAGAAATAGAAGCAGCGATTGCTAAAGCTAAATTAAGTTAA
- a CDS encoding YbgA family protein: MTESKRTIHEIQKEWGQFKYLVMAHSQQHYNQIRLLFKESCDLVESYVDFKRLVGEALAVEQTIGSFSNAVQHVWGYFKKIATNEEKLTFQRKLFDYQAGMASSEILVTYLRKLTIHYEIPYLLSSFFLFPQDS, from the coding sequence GTGACAGAATCTAAAAGAACCATTCACGAGATACAAAAAGAGTGGGGACAATTCAAATATTTAGTTATGGCCCATTCTCAACAGCATTATAATCAAATTCGGTTATTGTTTAAAGAGAGTTGCGATCTAGTAGAGAGCTATGTTGACTTTAAACGGTTAGTGGGAGAAGCACTAGCCGTTGAGCAAACTATTGGCTCATTTAGCAATGCGGTGCAGCATGTTTGGGGATATTTCAAAAAAATTGCAACAAATGAGGAAAAGCTGACCTTTCAACGAAAACTTTTTGATTATCAAGCAGGAATGGCATCTTCAGAAATACTCGTGACGTATTTAAGAAAGCTTACAATTCATTACGAAATCCCTTATTTATTAAGCTCATTTTTTTTATTCCCTCAAGATTCATAG
- a CDS encoding NUDIX hydrolase — translation MQIYTLCFLKKENEILLLNRQKNPWMGRWNGVGGKIEVGETPLECALREIKEETDISLDHAHYGGQMDWYEDGELRGGLELYLAELPADFHYPTPKGTREGILDFKKIDWIFAEKNQGMPDNIPFILNHLLTSPDKQYFSCFFESGALQKVIKVEK, via the coding sequence GTGCAGATATATACATTGTGTTTTCTAAAAAAAGAAAATGAAATTCTATTACTAAATCGTCAAAAAAATCCTTGGATGGGGCGTTGGAATGGTGTTGGAGGAAAAATTGAAGTTGGAGAAACCCCATTAGAGTGCGCTTTACGAGAAATTAAAGAAGAAACCGACATTTCATTGGATCATGCGCACTATGGCGGGCAAATGGATTGGTATGAAGATGGAGAGTTGCGAGGTGGATTAGAATTATACTTAGCAGAATTACCAGCTGATTTTCACTACCCAACTCCAAAAGGAACACGTGAAGGGATTTTGGATTTTAAAAAAATTGATTGGATATTTGCAGAAAAAAACCAAGGCATGCCAGATAATATTCCCTTTATATTAAATCATTTATTAACAAGCCCTGATAAACAGTACTTTAGTTGCTTTTTTGAAAGTGGAGCACTACAAAAAGTAATAAAAGTGGAGAAATGA